A region of Sulfuricella denitrificans skB26 DNA encodes the following proteins:
- a CDS encoding class I adenylate-forming enzyme family protein — protein sequence MNLLASWVNRVAATRTDTAALILPNETLSYSQLLDRAHALAQQLECTRKTVLAFQTASMTEVALSAHAASQLGRAIFPLNPAFSPQRRDALLQVASGPVADGVELFIATSGTQGEPKAVMLGGANLQAGVVASRIRLPLQAGDVWLACLPLYHIGGMAILYRCAEAGAAVMVHEGFDPQRVWDDLEKYCVTHISLVPAMLARLLDEGRDSPPPALKVALIGGGPLSAALALRARDAGWPVCASYGMSETGSQVATLCDMLQGWVPGQVGSPLPGFEVDVVGEDGQPTSGIGRIRIRGAAVMVGYANPQRKMGLGLDQGWFTSGDLGSLDAQGNLTVLGRHDDMLVSGGTNIHPQQVEEVLKRCQGVADAALTSVVDEVWGDLLVAVVVAEVDNEALGRWCRDELTGAMRPRCFIRLSALPRNALGKLDRQALRDLARRKLE from the coding sequence TTGAATCTGCTTGCTTCCTGGGTCAATCGAGTGGCAGCCACCCGCACTGATACGGCAGCGCTGATCCTGCCCAATGAAACTCTGAGCTACAGCCAATTGCTCGATCGTGCACATGCTCTGGCACAACAGCTTGAGTGCACGCGAAAAACTGTGCTGGCATTTCAAACTGCATCAATGACCGAGGTGGCACTGTCCGCTCATGCCGCATCCCAGCTTGGACGAGCCATTTTCCCGCTTAACCCTGCATTTTCTCCACAGCGGCGCGATGCGTTGCTGCAAGTGGCTAGCGGGCCGGTGGCGGATGGGGTCGAATTGTTTATCGCGACCAGCGGGACCCAGGGCGAGCCGAAAGCTGTGATGCTGGGCGGTGCGAATTTGCAGGCCGGGGTGGTGGCCTCGCGCATCCGCCTGCCGCTGCAAGCGGGAGATGTCTGGCTGGCCTGTCTGCCGCTCTACCACATCGGCGGCATGGCGATCCTCTACCGTTGCGCCGAGGCAGGCGCGGCGGTGATGGTACATGAGGGCTTCGACCCGCAGCGGGTCTGGGATGACCTCGAAAAATACTGTGTCACCCATATTTCGCTGGTGCCGGCGATGCTTGCCCGCCTGCTGGATGAAGGCCGAGATTCGCCGCCGCCTGCGCTCAAGGTTGCGCTGATCGGCGGCGGCCCGCTGTCCGCAGCGCTGGCGCTACGTGCTCGTGATGCTGGCTGGCCGGTATGCGCCAGCTACGGCATGTCCGAGACTGGTTCCCAGGTGGCGACCCTCTGCGACATGCTGCAAGGCTGGGTACCCGGTCAGGTTGGATCCCCTTTGCCGGGGTTCGAAGTGGATGTGGTGGGTGAGGATGGGCAGCCCACTTCCGGCATCGGCCGCATCCGTATCCGTGGAGCTGCGGTCATGGTGGGGTATGCAAATCCGCAGAGAAAAATGGGGTTGGGGCTCGATCAGGGCTGGTTCACCAGCGGTGATCTGGGTAGCCTCGACGCGCAGGGCAATCTGACCGTGCTGGGCCGTCATGACGATATGCTGGTGAGCGGTGGAACCAACATTCATCCGCAGCAAGTGGAGGAGGTGCTGAAGCGCTGCCAAGGTGTCGCGGATGCCGCGTTGACCTCGGTGGTGGATGAGGTCTGGGGTGACCTTCTGGTGGCGGTTGTGGTCGCCGAAGTGGACAACGAAGCACTGGGAAGATGGTGCCGCGATGAGTTGACCGGGGCAATGCGTCCGCGATGTTTCATTCGCCTCTCTGCGCTGCCCCGCAATGCGCTTGGCAAGCTGGACCGGCAGGCGCTGCGCGATTTGGCCAGACGAAAGTTGGAGTAG
- a CDS encoding NapH/MauN family ferredoxin-type protein, whose translation MANKYWESVRVMLGGAPRKSQPGEYTEEAKTIHFYKKSEKLDFDALRIEAHEHQKKGVWLRRRWITLLVINLLFTVSFWLDIQILEGALTASRFLGFHLIDLNSALQVMLAHKHIIVNLFIGTGTVFVLWLLVGGRTFCSWACPYHFLAENAERLHVYLVQKKKISDHTFHRGVRTVFWVLFALMAIITGYTVFETISPVGILSRALIYGPGLALGWVVLLLLFEVFYSRRAWCRYVCPIGLTYGMVGVFSPLHVTYKLANCHHEGECKKVCEVPHVLDCVIKGRAPTAQLDIGADCTRCGMCIDVCPSGALTFEIKGLRRIM comes from the coding sequence ATGGCGAATAAATATTGGGAATCGGTGCGGGTGATGCTGGGAGGGGCTCCAAGGAAGAGTCAACCTGGCGAATATACCGAAGAAGCGAAGACCATCCATTTCTACAAGAAAAGCGAGAAACTGGATTTTGATGCGCTCAGGATCGAAGCCCACGAGCATCAGAAGAAAGGCGTCTGGCTCAGGCGGCGCTGGATCACGTTGCTGGTGATCAACTTGCTGTTCACTGTGTCATTCTGGTTGGATATTCAGATCCTGGAAGGCGCACTCACCGCCTCGCGCTTTCTGGGCTTCCACCTGATCGATCTGAACTCCGCGCTGCAGGTGATGCTGGCGCACAAGCACATCATTGTTAACCTGTTCATCGGTACCGGTACAGTTTTCGTTCTGTGGTTGCTGGTGGGCGGGCGTACTTTCTGCTCCTGGGCCTGCCCCTACCATTTCCTGGCGGAAAATGCCGAGCGGCTGCACGTGTACCTGGTGCAAAAAAAGAAAATTTCCGACCATACCTTTCACCGCGGTGTGCGCACGGTGTTCTGGGTGTTGTTTGCCCTGATGGCGATTATTACCGGTTATACCGTGTTCGAAACCATTTCACCCGTCGGCATCCTCAGCCGCGCGCTGATCTATGGTCCCGGATTAGCGCTGGGATGGGTGGTGCTGTTGCTGCTGTTTGAGGTATTCTACTCGCGCCGTGCCTGGTGCCGATATGTCTGCCCGATCGGACTGACTTACGGCATGGTCGGCGTGTTTTCGCCCTTGCACGTGACCTACAAGCTGGCCAACTGCCATCATGAAGGCGAATGCAAAAAAGTTTGCGAGGTGCCTCATGTGCTGGACTGCGTCATCAAGGGTCGTGCGCCGACTGCCCAGTTGGATATCGGTGCGGACTGCACCCGTTGCGGCATGTGTATCGATGTCTGCCCAAGCGGTGCCTTAACATTCGAGATCAAGGGCCTGAGAAGGATAATGTAG
- a CDS encoding c-type cytochrome: MSAALICGTAFAGDGAKLFAEKTCTACHGKDGKTPLMPDYPKIAGQNIKYVEKQMTDIKSGARANGNSAAMKGVMVIVTDAEIKDLAAYVSKMKP, from the coding sequence ATGTCCGCAGCTTTGATCTGCGGCACGGCCTTTGCGGGCGATGGTGCCAAGCTGTTTGCGGAGAAAACCTGTACTGCCTGCCACGGCAAGGATGGAAAAACCCCGTTGATGCCGGATTACCCGAAAATTGCCGGCCAAAACATCAAGTACGTTGAGAAGCAAATGACCGACATCAAGAGCGGTGCCCGTGCGAACGGCAACAGCGCAGCCATGAAGGGCGTGATGGTTATCGTGACCGACGCAGAGATCAAGGATCTGGCGGCCTACGTTTCCAAGATGAAACCCTGA
- a CDS encoding 4Fe-4S dicluster domain-containing protein, protein MTTDKKPAVPGNRVVNKRKLEERRRFLRSIILGAAVLGISTLGYIPVASAWRVRMRPPGALEESDFLSSCIKCGQCVQVCPVQAIKLDDIDHGFGVGLPYIDSRSQACDFSCDAVQCILACPTGSLVYKKPVFMPTRNGMRVANPPILLAKEKDPEPTLNIRERTGLARLARPDACLAVQGKGFKGQARGADFKGRMRFIEVDRWKPIPLRDHPFDLQLCDLCVRTCPIKGAISLQPVVDKDGNTRMTPTVHEPCLGCGVCEMICPVESAAIVVDARKGWGA, encoded by the coding sequence GTGACGACTGATAAGAAACCGGCAGTCCCTGGCAACAGGGTGGTCAACAAGCGCAAGCTTGAGGAACGCCGTCGATTTCTGCGCTCTATCATTCTGGGCGCGGCGGTGTTGGGTATTTCCACACTGGGATACATCCCTGTGGCCAGTGCATGGCGCGTGCGCATGAGACCGCCAGGCGCACTGGAAGAGTCGGATTTCCTTTCCTCCTGCATCAAGTGTGGGCAGTGTGTTCAGGTTTGTCCGGTCCAGGCGATCAAACTCGATGACATCGACCATGGCTTTGGTGTCGGCTTACCCTATATTGACTCACGCAGCCAGGCCTGTGACTTTTCCTGCGATGCCGTGCAGTGCATTCTGGCTTGCCCTACCGGTTCGCTGGTTTACAAGAAACCCGTCTTCATGCCGACGCGCAATGGGATGAGGGTGGCAAATCCGCCCATCCTGCTCGCCAAGGAAAAAGATCCGGAGCCGACTCTGAACATCAGGGAGCGTACCGGATTGGCGCGCCTGGCGCGCCCGGATGCCTGTCTCGCCGTTCAGGGCAAGGGATTCAAGGGTCAGGCGCGCGGTGCCGATTTCAAAGGTCGCATGCGTTTTATCGAAGTGGACCGCTGGAAGCCGATCCCTCTTCGGGATCATCCCTTTGACTTGCAGTTGTGCGATTTGTGCGTACGCACCTGCCCGATCAAGGGGGCGATTTCGCTGCAGCCGGTGGTGGACAAGGATGGCAACACGCGCATGACGCCGACGGTGCATGAGCCGTGCCTGGGTTGCGGCGTGTGTGAAATGATTTGTCCGGTGGAATCTGCGGCAATCGTGGTGGATGCGCGCAAAGGATGGGGTGCGTGA
- a CDS encoding ABC transporter ATP-binding protein, with protein MINFNHVSKTFKRNQVLDNIDLKIELGERIALVGSNGAGKTTLIRCLLGEYVYDGEVTVNGLVPRRERTKVLQKIGFVPQLPPPLKMPVGQLVGFAASLCNSERQRMEAVAQRLGLDLGKIAHLPFVKLSGGMKQKLLIAIAMGRDTNILVMDEPAANLDPDARHIFFELLAERLKNTTMLISSHRLDEVAPLVNRVLEMDRGKVVLDDRVADDASLSGKLACRLTLRRPEEAIAKALMGWGFRDTGNGTEWEGMIAGPDRLRFLGVLSRYVGLLTKISLDEIERGAGQ; from the coding sequence ATGATCAATTTCAATCACGTTTCAAAAACATTCAAGCGCAATCAGGTTCTCGATAATATCGATCTGAAAATCGAGCTCGGTGAGCGGATTGCGCTGGTTGGCTCCAACGGCGCCGGGAAAACCACCCTTATTCGCTGTCTGCTTGGTGAGTACGTCTACGATGGCGAGGTCACGGTGAATGGGCTGGTGCCACGACGCGAGCGCACCAAGGTGCTGCAAAAGATCGGCTTCGTGCCGCAGTTGCCACCCCCGCTGAAAATGCCCGTCGGCCAGCTGGTCGGTTTTGCCGCTTCACTGTGCAACAGTGAACGGCAGCGTATGGAAGCTGTTGCCCAACGTCTCGGCCTTGATCTCGGCAAGATAGCCCACTTGCCCTTCGTCAAGCTGTCCGGCGGTATGAAGCAGAAACTTCTGATCGCCATCGCCATGGGTCGCGACACCAATATCCTGGTGATGGATGAACCGGCTGCCAACCTCGATCCCGATGCGCGGCATATTTTTTTCGAATTGCTGGCGGAGCGGCTGAAAAACACGACCATGCTGATTTCGAGCCATCGCCTCGACGAAGTTGCCCCCTTGGTCAACCGCGTACTGGAAATGGACCGCGGCAAGGTGGTGCTGGACGACCGCGTGGCGGACGATGCCTCGCTTTCCGGCAAACTGGCCTGCCGTCTGACGTTGCGCCGTCCCGAGGAAGCCATTGCCAAGGCGTTGATGGGTTGGGGTTTTCGCGATACCGGCAACGGCACAGAGTGGGAAGGCATGATTGCCGGTCCGGATCGGTTGCGCTTCCTCGGCGTGCTGTCGCGCTATGTCGGGCTGCTGACCAAGATTTCCCTGGATGAAATCGAGCGGGGCGCAGGACAATGA
- a CDS encoding ABC transporter permease: MKHLWLTAKLDIVESLRARWFMIYSLVFGGIVALLFAFGLTESRVLGFIGLSRLLVTYIQLSMAILPIFVLITTVRSVAGDREAGVFEYLLSLPVSLSAWFWGKIIGRYLVVFLPVFAAMAAAAGWAMIKEVEVPWEMFLYYTGLLASISWCFLGIGMLISTLARSIDVAQGAAFLVWLTMLLFLDLILLGIMIQGHVSAEVVVAAALANPLQVFRTAALMLFDPQLVVIGPAAYVIFDYFGGPLFKIYALIYPVVLGTLAATGGFLLFRRGDLP, from the coding sequence ATGAAGCATCTCTGGCTTACCGCTAAACTTGATATCGTGGAATCTCTGCGCGCGCGCTGGTTCATGATTTACTCCCTGGTATTCGGCGGCATCGTCGCGTTGCTGTTCGCCTTCGGCCTGACCGAGTCGCGCGTGCTCGGTTTTATCGGGCTGTCCCGGTTGCTGGTCACCTATATCCAGCTGTCCATGGCGATCCTGCCGATTTTTGTGCTGATCACTACCGTGCGTTCGGTGGCCGGTGACCGCGAAGCGGGCGTGTTCGAATACCTGCTGTCCCTGCCGGTTTCGCTTTCTGCCTGGTTCTGGGGCAAGATAATCGGCCGTTATCTGGTGGTGTTTCTGCCAGTATTCGCGGCAATGGCGGCGGCTGCCGGCTGGGCCATGATCAAGGAAGTCGAGGTGCCGTGGGAGATGTTCCTGTACTACACCGGTTTGCTGGCCTCCATATCCTGGTGTTTTCTCGGCATTGGCATGCTGATCTCCACGCTGGCGCGCTCGATCGACGTCGCCCAGGGTGCGGCTTTCCTGGTTTGGCTGACCATGCTGCTGTTCCTGGATTTGATCCTCCTCGGCATCATGATCCAGGGTCATGTCTCGGCCGAAGTGGTCGTCGCCGCAGCTTTGGCCAACCCGCTACAGGTGTTCCGGACTGCCGCGCTGATGCTGTTCGATCCGCAACTGGTGGTGATCGGTCCGGCGGCCTATGTCATTTTCGATTACTTTGGTGGTCCGCTGTTCAAGATTTATGCCCTGATCTACCCGGTGGTGCTGGGCACGCTGGCGGCTACCGGTGGTTTCCTTCTGTTCCGCCGCGGCGATTTGCCCTGA
- a CDS encoding class I SAM-dependent methyltransferase, translating into MMPDLSHTFGYQDVDQDERRRRIRRVFASVARRYDLMNDAMSFGIHRLWKRSLARAAHPLSGQVIVDLAGGTGDVARLMANGNRQVMVCDPSLAMMGVGRERGIPHVTWLAGSGEGIPLASSSVDTITIAFGIRNVTSLTHALKEALRVLKPGGRFLCLEFSRPWAPIRPFYDLFSFAVIPRLGAWIAREPEAYTYLVESIRRFPDQNEFKRTMELAGFADVSYRNLSFGIACLHSATKEE; encoded by the coding sequence ATGATGCCTGACCTTTCCCATACTTTCGGTTACCAGGACGTAGACCAGGACGAGCGGCGGCGGCGCATCCGCAGAGTGTTCGCCAGCGTCGCACGCCGCTACGACCTGATGAACGATGCCATGAGTTTCGGCATCCATCGCCTGTGGAAGCGTTCCCTGGCACGTGCCGCCCATCCTTTGTCGGGGCAGGTTATCGTCGACCTCGCAGGCGGCACCGGGGATGTGGCCAGACTGATGGCCAATGGCAACCGCCAGGTGATGGTATGCGATCCGAGTCTGGCGATGATGGGCGTGGGGCGCGAGCGTGGCATCCCCCATGTTACCTGGCTCGCCGGCAGCGGTGAGGGCATTCCACTCGCCTCCTCTTCGGTGGACACCATCACCATCGCTTTCGGTATTCGTAACGTTACCAGTCTGACACATGCGTTAAAAGAAGCGTTGCGCGTCCTCAAGCCGGGTGGCCGTTTCCTCTGCCTGGAGTTTTCCCGTCCCTGGGCACCGATCAGACCCTTCTACGATCTATTTTCGTTTGCCGTGATCCCGCGCCTTGGCGCCTGGATCGCGCGCGAACCTGAAGCCTATACCTATCTGGTTGAGTCCATCCGCCGTTTCCCTGATCAGAATGAATTTAAGCGCACCATGGAGCTGGCTGGATTTGCTGACGTGAGCTATCGCAACCTGAGCTTCGGCATTGCCTGTTTGCATAGCGCGACGAAAGAAGAATAA
- a CDS encoding nitrous oxide reductase accessory protein NosL, which yields MMRLLAKIILLGAIALFLAACSREPETGPVEIKWDRDTCKRCSMAVSDRNYAVQVRGGPKHQAFKFDDIGCAVYWLKDQPWVNDPAMEIWVTDYRSGKWLDARTAHYVTGKTTPMAYGFGASGEALPGSIGFEEVRKQLLAKDK from the coding sequence ATGATGCGCTTGTTGGCAAAAATAATCCTGCTGGGCGCGATAGCCCTGTTTCTGGCTGCCTGCTCGCGAGAGCCAGAAACCGGCCCGGTCGAGATCAAGTGGGACCGCGATACCTGCAAACGCTGCAGCATGGCGGTCAGCGATCGCAATTACGCCGTTCAGGTGCGTGGTGGGCCAAAACACCAGGCGTTCAAGTTCGACGACATCGGCTGTGCTGTCTACTGGCTCAAGGATCAGCCCTGGGTCAACGACCCGGCTATGGAAATCTGGGTTACCGATTACCGCAGCGGCAAGTGGCTGGATGCCCGCACCGCCCATTATGTTACCGGCAAAACCACGCCGATGGCTTATGGTTTCGGCGCCTCCGGTGAGGCATTGCCGGGTAGTATCGGTTTTGAGGAGGTCAGGAAACAGTTGCTGGCCAAAGACAAATAA
- the nosZ gene encoding Sec-dependent nitrous-oxide reductase: MNLFTKQTATLALAAGMGFAAVSSAWSAESLQDVMKRRGLSQQDLLAASKTYVPTGKRDEFVAFSSGGQSGQVIVYGIPSMRILKYIGVFTPEPWQGYGFDEESKEVLKGGRIDGKDITWGDTHHPALSETNGKYDGQFLFINDKANPRLAVIDLRDFETKQIVVNPIFKSEHGGAFVTPNTDYVIEASQYATPFANKKFVPLERFNEEYRGGVTYWKFDRKEGKIDVKKSFTLELPPYSQDLSDAGKLASDGWSFTNSFCTERYVGGIEKGRPPYEAGCSAKDTDYMHVINWKKAAELVAAGKAKKVNGMDVIPMDVSIKEGILFLIPEPKSPHGVDVTPDGKFITVAGKLDTHVSVYSFEKIMAAIKAGKFEGKDPYGIPVISMQDTLHKQVQLGLGPLHTQYDSKKCVAYTSLYVDSQVAKWDYCEGKVLDKISIHYNIGHLMTMEGDTVDPKGHYLVALNKLAIDRFNPVGPLHPQNHQLIDISNDKMQLLYDMPIPLGEPHYVVAIDAKMLKPGIRYKVGTNSRTDKPSAGAVRAGEEHTDKKAGKVEVFGTLIRSHITPETIEATVGDEITIHLTNLERAEDETHGFTVSTYNVHASAEPGKTVTVKFKADKEGVYPYYCTEFCSALHLEMQGYLLVKPKGYKEVKVAAAKADYNKADYDKQVKKIADTQAVIDSVVGFITSHNYKDFPDVVALVEDATDQLGRMKEAKAKHEESAKKQDWQNATLWAEQVWQYQVKAADIGLRAKTYLEEHGAKKVGK, encoded by the coding sequence ATGAATCTCTTCACTAAGCAAACAGCCACGCTGGCATTAGCGGCGGGGATGGGTTTTGCCGCAGTGTCCAGTGCCTGGTCGGCGGAATCGCTGCAGGACGTAATGAAGCGTCGCGGTTTGTCGCAGCAGGACTTGTTGGCAGCGTCCAAAACTTATGTTCCGACTGGCAAGCGCGATGAATTCGTCGCCTTCAGTTCGGGCGGCCAGTCTGGCCAGGTGATCGTGTACGGTATTCCGTCTATGCGTATCCTGAAATACATTGGCGTGTTCACGCCGGAGCCATGGCAGGGTTATGGTTTCGATGAAGAATCCAAGGAAGTACTGAAAGGCGGTCGCATCGATGGTAAGGACATTACCTGGGGCGATACCCACCATCCGGCGCTTTCCGAAACCAACGGCAAGTACGACGGCCAGTTCCTGTTCATCAACGACAAGGCTAACCCCCGTCTGGCGGTGATCGACCTGCGCGACTTCGAGACCAAGCAGATCGTGGTCAACCCGATTTTCAAATCTGAGCACGGCGGTGCTTTTGTCACCCCGAACACCGACTACGTGATTGAGGCTTCGCAATACGCCACTCCTTTTGCGAACAAGAAATTTGTTCCGCTAGAGCGCTTCAATGAAGAGTATCGCGGTGGCGTGACCTACTGGAAGTTCGACCGTAAGGAAGGCAAGATTGATGTGAAGAAATCCTTCACGCTCGAGCTGCCACCCTACAGCCAGGACTTGTCTGATGCCGGTAAACTGGCTTCCGATGGTTGGTCCTTTACCAACTCTTTCTGTACCGAGCGTTACGTCGGTGGTATCGAGAAAGGCCGTCCTCCCTATGAGGCAGGCTGCTCGGCAAAAGACACTGACTACATGCACGTGATCAACTGGAAGAAAGCCGCCGAACTGGTCGCTGCCGGCAAAGCCAAGAAGGTCAATGGCATGGATGTGATTCCGATGGACGTATCCATCAAGGAAGGCATCCTGTTCCTGATTCCGGAGCCGAAGAGCCCGCACGGCGTGGACGTAACGCCTGACGGCAAGTTCATCACGGTTGCTGGCAAGCTGGATACGCACGTTTCGGTATACAGCTTCGAAAAGATCATGGCGGCGATCAAGGCCGGCAAGTTCGAGGGCAAGGATCCCTACGGCATTCCCGTGATTTCCATGCAGGACACGCTGCACAAGCAGGTTCAGTTGGGCTTGGGACCATTGCATACCCAGTATGACTCCAAGAAGTGCGTGGCTTACACCTCGTTGTACGTGGATTCCCAGGTTGCTAAATGGGACTACTGCGAAGGCAAGGTGCTGGACAAGATCTCCATTCACTACAACATCGGCCACTTGATGACCATGGAAGGTGATACGGTAGATCCTAAAGGCCATTACCTGGTTGCGCTGAACAAGCTGGCGATCGACCGCTTTAACCCGGTTGGACCGTTGCATCCGCAGAACCATCAGCTGATCGACATTTCCAACGACAAAATGCAGTTGTTGTACGACATGCCGATTCCGCTGGGCGAGCCGCATTATGTCGTGGCGATCGATGCCAAGATGCTGAAGCCTGGTATTCGCTACAAGGTGGGTACCAACAGCCGGACCGACAAGCCTAGCGCAGGTGCGGTAAGGGCGGGTGAAGAGCATACCGACAAGAAAGCCGGTAAGGTGGAAGTGTTCGGTACTCTGATTCGTTCCCACATCACGCCGGAAACTATCGAGGCGACGGTGGGTGATGAGATAACTATCCACCTGACCAACCTTGAGCGTGCTGAGGACGAAACCCATGGCTTTACGGTAAGCACTTATAACGTACATGCTTCGGCTGAACCGGGCAAAACCGTAACGGTTAAGTTCAAGGCAGACAAGGAAGGTGTGTATCCTTACTATTGCACCGAGTTCTGCTCCGCGTTGCACTTGGAAATGCAGGGTTACTTGCTAGTCAAGCCGAAGGGCTACAAAGAAGTCAAGGTTGCTGCGGCCAAGGCTGATTACAACAAGGCTGACTACGACAAGCAAGTGAAGAAAATTGCTGATACCCAGGCCGTAATTGACAGCGTGGTGGGCTTCATCACCAGCCACAACTACAAGGACTTCCCTGATGTAGTGGCACTGGTGGAGGATGCAACCGACCAGTTGGGCCGCATGAAGGAAGCCAAGGCCAAGCATGAAGAATCGGCCAAGAAGCAGGATTGGCAGAATGCTACCCTGTGGGCTGAGCAAGTCTGGCAGTACCAGGTTAAAGCCGCCGACATCGGTCTGCGCGCCAAGACCTACCTGGAGGAGCATGGTGCCAAGAAGGTGGGCAAGTAA
- a CDS encoding c-type cytochrome, translating to MKKALVVALTLALLPATAALANPNVAEKKSGIEAKGYVWNSQEGGEKIEALKLKGDVKNGKEAYEICGACHLPSGSGRPDGTFPQLAGQHSTVIIKQIADIRAGLRDNPTMYPFAVTLSDAQELADVSAYIQTLCIPREHGMGSTDPVLLKHGEELYKKECTSCHGKTGEGDKSKFYPVLAGQHYKYMLRQVTEIRDGKRRNANPDMVKIVKKYSDHDLDSVVTYMSTLNMPGTLCAVKGAGKKK from the coding sequence ATGAAAAAAGCATTAGTAGTAGCACTGACCCTGGCTTTGTTGCCGGCAACAGCAGCTTTGGCTAATCCCAATGTGGCCGAGAAGAAATCCGGTATTGAGGCCAAAGGCTATGTATGGAACTCTCAGGAAGGCGGCGAAAAGATCGAGGCGCTAAAACTCAAGGGCGACGTCAAGAATGGTAAAGAAGCCTATGAAATCTGTGGTGCCTGTCATCTGCCCAGCGGCTCAGGTCGTCCTGATGGTACCTTCCCGCAGTTGGCCGGTCAGCACTCCACCGTGATCATCAAGCAGATTGCCGACATTCGCGCCGGCCTGCGTGACAACCCGACCATGTACCCGTTTGCCGTGACCCTGAGCGATGCACAGGAACTGGCTGACGTGTCCGCTTACATCCAAACTCTGTGCATTCCTCGCGAACACGGCATGGGCTCTACTGACCCTGTTCTTCTGAAGCATGGCGAAGAATTGTACAAGAAAGAGTGCACCTCCTGCCACGGCAAGACTGGTGAAGGTGACAAGTCGAAGTTCTACCCAGTTCTGGCCGGTCAGCACTACAAGTACATGCTGCGCCAAGTCACCGAGATTCGCGATGGCAAGCGCCGTAACGCCAATCCGGACATGGTGAAAATCGTGAAGAAATACAGCGATCACGATCTGGACTCGGTGGTGACCTATATGTCCACACTGAACATGCCTGGCACCCTGTGCGCTGTGAAAGGCGCTGGCAAGAAGAAGTAA
- the nosD gene encoding nitrous oxide reductase family maturation protein NosD, protein MLLASFAIPVGVAAEFESSPDLSATPRVDVDKPVELVPLSERDPRIHHLIPFQKLVDATPAGGTLKPKPGTYAGPVLVDKPIVIDGAGKVTIDGGDKGTVFVLKANSSTIRGLHLTGSGSHHDTDDACINVRGNNNYIESLVIDNCLFGIDLKQSSNNVIRNNQIRSKPLELGVRGDGIRLWYSMNNRIEGNRVVDSRDNVAWYSNGNVFYRNYGTRSRYSIHFMFANNNVVDSNNFYDNAVGVYLMYNENTVVRNNIFSHSNGATGMAIGFKEASAVQIENNEIIYCAIGIGSDLSPFQPGTTIQVKGNRFAYNGIAIAFNSDRDGHYFLKNIFEGNLTDVSVGGAGSAKRNVWRGNYWDDYQGFDRNNDGVGDTPYKLHAYADRIWMEVPHARFFKNAPLMEAIDFLERLAPFSDPELILHDDAPMFHLPRKARK, encoded by the coding sequence ATGTTGTTGGCGTCATTTGCGATCCCCGTTGGCGTTGCCGCTGAGTTTGAAAGCAGCCCCGATCTGAGTGCTACTCCTCGCGTGGATGTGGATAAACCGGTGGAACTGGTTCCGCTCTCCGAGCGCGATCCCCGTATCCATCATTTGATCCCTTTCCAAAAACTGGTGGATGCCACTCCCGCAGGCGGGACTCTCAAGCCCAAGCCCGGCACCTATGCCGGTCCGGTTCTGGTGGACAAGCCGATTGTGATCGATGGCGCCGGAAAGGTGACCATAGATGGCGGTGACAAGGGGACGGTGTTCGTGCTCAAAGCCAACAGCTCCACGATACGCGGCCTGCATCTTACGGGATCGGGCTCGCATCACGATACCGACGATGCCTGCATCAATGTGCGTGGCAACAACAACTATATCGAATCCTTGGTGATAGACAACTGCCTGTTTGGTATCGACCTCAAGCAGTCCAGCAACAATGTCATCCGCAATAACCAGATACGTTCCAAGCCTCTGGAATTAGGTGTCAGGGGTGACGGCATCCGGCTCTGGTACAGCATGAATAACCGGATTGAAGGGAACCGGGTGGTGGATTCACGCGACAACGTGGCCTGGTATTCGAATGGCAATGTTTTTTATCGGAACTATGGTACCCGCAGCCGCTATTCCATCCATTTCATGTTTGCCAACAACAATGTCGTGGACAGCAATAATTTTTACGATAACGCAGTGGGCGTGTACCTGATGTACAATGAAAATACCGTGGTACGGAACAACATCTTCTCCCACTCCAACGGCGCGACCGGCATGGCGATAGGCTTCAAGGAAGCCAGCGCGGTGCAGATCGAAAACAATGAAATTATCTACTGCGCGATTGGTATCGGCTCCGACCTGTCCCCTTTCCAGCCCGGCACCACCATCCAGGTCAAGGGCAACCGCTTCGCCTACAACGGCATTGCAATCGCATTCAACAGTGACCGGGACGGGCATTATTTTCTTAAGAACATCTTCGAAGGTAATTTGACCGACGTTTCCGTTGGCGGTGCAGGATCCGCAAAACGTAACGTGTGGCGCGGAAATTACTGGGATGATTATCAAGGGTTCGACCGCAACAATGACGGAGTCGGCGATACTCCCTACAAGCTTCATGCCTATGCAGACCGGATCTGGATGGAAGTGCCGCACGCGCGCTTTTTCAAGAATGCACCCCTGATGGAGGCGATCGATTTCCTTGAAAGGCTGGCACCTTTTTCTGATCCAGAACTAATTCTGCATGATGATGCTCCAATGTTTCACCTACCGAGGAAGGCACGAAAGTGA